Proteins encoded in a region of the Nocardia asteroides genome:
- a CDS encoding FAD-dependent oxidoreductase: MTTVLILGAGFGGLELATRLSGSPADELRIVIIDRNDSFTLGFAKLDILFRDVPPEAVRVPYARFDHPRVEFRQEEVLEIDPRARRVRTDRSEYEPDILVVALGADYDPGATPGFAEDGYEYYSMDGARRLRDRLGDFDGGAVIVAVLSVPFKCPPAPYEGGMLLHEQLTRRGVRERTGIHFLTPMDSPIPVSADTSAAIVEALTRRGIEYSPGRVVHALDPSRHVAVTRTGDLPYDLFIGIPKHRVPAVVEASGLTEGGADGWIAVDPRTLRTPYPGVFALGDCADAPVPRAGVFAEDAARTVAAGIEAELRAAAPSQRYRGRGTCHIEFGDGLVGKVDADFLSGPAPVAPFTPPSVELAREKTAAAEARLRRWFTG, translated from the coding sequence ATGACTACCGTACTCATTCTCGGTGCGGGGTTCGGAGGACTGGAGCTGGCCACCCGTCTGTCGGGCTCGCCGGCCGACGAGCTCCGCATCGTCATCATCGACCGCAACGACTCCTTCACCCTCGGCTTCGCCAAACTGGACATCCTGTTCCGAGACGTACCGCCGGAGGCCGTGCGCGTGCCCTACGCCCGCTTCGACCATCCGCGCGTCGAATTCCGGCAGGAGGAAGTCCTCGAAATCGACCCACGGGCCCGGCGCGTCCGCACCGACCGCTCGGAGTACGAACCGGACATCCTCGTCGTCGCGCTCGGCGCCGACTACGACCCGGGCGCGACCCCGGGCTTCGCCGAAGACGGATACGAGTACTACTCGATGGACGGCGCCCGGCGATTGCGCGACCGCCTCGGCGACTTCGACGGCGGGGCCGTGATCGTCGCGGTGCTGAGCGTCCCCTTCAAGTGCCCGCCCGCGCCTTACGAAGGCGGCATGCTCCTGCACGAGCAGCTGACCCGGCGTGGCGTCCGTGAGCGCACCGGCATCCACTTCCTGACCCCGATGGACTCCCCTATTCCGGTGTCCGCGGATACCTCCGCCGCGATCGTGGAAGCGCTGACCCGCCGGGGAATCGAATACTCACCCGGGCGCGTGGTGCACGCGCTCGATCCGAGCCGCCACGTGGCGGTCACCCGCACCGGCGATCTTCCCTACGACCTGTTCATCGGAATCCCGAAGCACCGGGTGCCCGCGGTCGTCGAGGCCTCCGGGTTGACCGAGGGCGGGGCCGACGGCTGGATCGCCGTCGATCCGCGCACACTGCGAACGCCGTACCCCGGCGTCTTCGCCCTCGGCGACTGCGCCGACGCACCGGTCCCGCGTGCGGGGGTGTTCGCCGAGGACGCCGCCCGCACCGTCGCCGCGGGCATCGAAGCCGAGCTGCGCGCAGCGGCGCCGTCGCAGCGGTACCGCGGCCGCGGCACGTGCCATATCGAGTTCGGGGACGGGCTGGTCGGCAAGGTCGACGCCGATTTCCTGTCCGGTCCCGCGCCGGTCGCCCCGTTCACACCGCCTTCGGTAGAACTCGCCCGGGAGAAGACCGCCGCGGCCGAGGCCCGGCTGCGCCGCTGGTTCACCGGTTGA
- a CDS encoding wax ester/triacylglycerol synthase family O-acyltransferase encodes MTELRPLDSGFMELEDADRHISLGIGAVAIISGAPPSREEFTGLLARGVGQNARLRQKVRRAPLDLAAPVWEDDPNFDLAHHIRWTALPTPGDEPVLCELVAAELEERLDRDHPLWQCVVVEHLSGDRWALVVKAHHSLVDGVSGISVFRNLCDAVSAEPQDAATEPRARTEVRWLDVVRDVARLPVVAPRTVLGMVRGLAPLASAVVSPAAGGSLNGPIGRQRRYVVARAALSDVHHIGDAFGVTVNDVVLASVAAAYRDLLIGRNERPAPDTLRILVPVSMRSEKARHALDNRVSAMLPLLPIDVADPVERLEALRERMAEHKASGEARAENSVLELADRLPFAPIAWSLRLLTRVPQRTVGALVTNVPGPRDQLTVGGREVVELLPAIPIAMRVRTAIVVLSYVGHLTFGITGDYDTAPDIAVLAEGIEREIRRLRERAGIRRLPRPEVSGP; translated from the coding sequence ATGACAGAACTACGGCCCCTCGATTCGGGCTTCATGGAACTAGAGGACGCCGACCGGCACATCAGTCTCGGAATCGGCGCGGTGGCGATCATTTCCGGTGCTCCGCCGAGCCGGGAGGAGTTCACCGGCCTACTCGCCAGGGGGGTGGGGCAGAACGCGCGCCTGCGCCAGAAGGTGCGGCGGGCGCCACTCGACCTCGCCGCGCCGGTCTGGGAGGACGACCCGAATTTCGATCTCGCACACCATATCCGGTGGACCGCGTTGCCCACGCCGGGCGACGAGCCCGTGCTGTGCGAACTGGTGGCGGCGGAACTGGAGGAGCGGCTCGATCGCGACCACCCGCTGTGGCAGTGCGTTGTCGTCGAGCATCTCTCCGGTGACCGCTGGGCCCTGGTCGTCAAAGCGCATCACAGCCTGGTGGACGGAGTGTCCGGCATCTCGGTGTTCCGGAACCTCTGCGATGCGGTATCGGCGGAACCGCAGGACGCCGCGACCGAGCCGCGGGCTCGTACCGAGGTGCGGTGGCTGGACGTGGTTCGCGACGTGGCACGGCTGCCCGTCGTCGCGCCCCGGACTGTGCTCGGCATGGTGCGCGGTCTTGCTCCGCTCGCCTCCGCCGTCGTGTCACCGGCCGCCGGAGGCTCGCTCAACGGCCCCATCGGACGGCAGCGCCGGTACGTCGTGGCGCGCGCCGCCCTGTCGGATGTCCATCACATCGGTGACGCGTTCGGCGTCACCGTCAACGACGTCGTACTGGCCTCGGTCGCCGCCGCATACCGCGACCTGCTGATCGGCCGGAACGAGCGACCCGCGCCGGACACACTGCGCATCCTCGTTCCGGTGTCGATGCGGTCCGAGAAGGCGAGACACGCGCTGGACAACCGGGTTTCGGCGATGCTGCCGTTGCTGCCGATCGATGTCGCCGACCCGGTCGAGCGGCTGGAGGCGCTTCGGGAGCGGATGGCCGAACACAAGGCGAGCGGCGAAGCACGAGCGGAGAACTCGGTGCTGGAGCTGGCCGACCGGCTGCCGTTCGCGCCCATCGCGTGGAGCCTCCGTCTGCTGACGCGAGTTCCGCAGCGAACCGTGGGCGCGCTGGTGACGAACGTGCCCGGGCCGCGCGACCAGTTGACCGTGGGCGGGCGCGAGGTCGTGGAACTGCTGCCCGCCATACCGATCGCGATGCGTGTACGTACCGCGATCGTGGTCCTGAGCTATGTGGGCCACCTGACCTTCGGCATTACCGGAGACTACGACACCGCACCCGATATCGCGGTGCTCGCCGAGGGTATCGAGCGCGAGATCCGGCGGCTGCGTGAGCGCGCCGGGATTCGGCGGCTGCCGCGGCCGGAGGTGAGCGGACCGTGA
- a CDS encoding pyridoxamine 5'-phosphate oxidase family protein, protein MIASNGRIADSGVTSRAMVEIDREEALRLLASVAYGRVVFTRDALPAIRPVNHFVEDGVVVVRTRVTSRLTDTVRADPCVVVAYEADDIDPVTHVGWSVVVTGLARTVTDPERVVRYTSLLRPWAEGGMDTVVAIEPTIVTGFRLVEEQR, encoded by the coding sequence ATGATCGCGTCGAACGGTCGTATCGCCGACAGCGGCGTCACGAGCCGCGCGATGGTCGAGATCGACCGCGAGGAGGCGTTGCGGCTGCTGGCGAGTGTGGCCTACGGGCGCGTGGTGTTCACCCGCGACGCGCTGCCCGCGATCCGGCCGGTCAACCATTTCGTCGAGGACGGCGTGGTCGTCGTGCGTACGCGGGTCACGTCACGGCTCACGGACACGGTTCGTGCCGATCCCTGTGTCGTGGTGGCCTACGAGGCCGATGACATAGACCCGGTGACCCATGTCGGCTGGTCGGTTGTCGTGACCGGTCTCGCCCGTACGGTCACCGACCCGGAACGGGTCGTCCGCTACACCTCCCTGCTCCGGCCGTGGGCCGAGGGGGGCATGGATACGGTCGTCGCCATCGAACCAACGATAGTCACCGGCTTCCGGCTCGTCGAGGAACAGCGATAG